From the Desulfovibrio sp. JY genome, one window contains:
- a CDS encoding DUF87 domain-containing protein: MDRTPIGYVASVEGAEVVVVLDAAVAADVGVGDMAVIVSERSMVFGLVQALFTPSPGPEADGMRMARLALLGESLGAETEEFTFQRGVSISPKLGAVVRRAVTGDLARIYAKPAKSSVLIGTLHQDADVPAFMVVDDFLGKHFAVLGTTGSGKSCTVAVLLRSVLTAHAHGHIVLLDPHDEYAAAFGDMAESVTTDNLALPYWLLDFEEMAQVFCSGEQPYRETEANILKDCVLTAKAEFMRGAGQDDAALTIDTPVPYRLARVTELLKTGMGRLDKPESSIPYLRLTTRIDALRRDRRFTFMFGQLTVEDGMADVLARYLRLPADGRPLTIFNLAGVPAEIVDVVVSVLCRLIFDFALWTERGRGVPVLLVCEEAHRYVPRDTAAAFGPTRRALSRIAKEGRKYGVSLGLVTQRPSEISETVLSQVNTLVSLRMSNEQDQLFVRRAMPENAAGLLSALPALRTQEAVVVGEGVPVPMRIRLRDLADGERPRSDTARFSEVWSAPRNEPGFIDDTIDRWRKQVR; the protein is encoded by the coding sequence ATGGACCGAACGCCAATCGGCTATGTGGCGTCCGTTGAGGGCGCGGAGGTTGTTGTGGTCTTGGACGCGGCCGTGGCGGCCGATGTCGGCGTGGGCGACATGGCGGTCATTGTCTCCGAGCGGTCCATGGTGTTCGGCCTGGTGCAGGCGCTTTTCACGCCGTCGCCAGGTCCGGAAGCCGACGGCATGCGCATGGCCCGCCTGGCGCTTTTGGGCGAGAGTCTCGGGGCGGAAACCGAAGAATTCACGTTTCAGCGCGGCGTGTCCATCAGTCCGAAGTTGGGGGCTGTCGTCCGGCGCGCGGTCACCGGGGATTTGGCCCGCATTTATGCCAAGCCGGCCAAGTCGAGCGTCCTGATCGGCACGCTGCACCAGGACGCGGACGTGCCGGCCTTCATGGTTGTCGACGATTTTCTGGGCAAGCATTTCGCGGTGCTCGGCACCACCGGTTCGGGCAAGTCCTGCACGGTGGCGGTGCTGTTGCGTTCGGTTTTGACCGCCCATGCTCACGGCCATATCGTGCTGCTCGATCCCCACGACGAATATGCCGCCGCCTTTGGCGACATGGCCGAATCGGTCACCACCGACAATCTGGCCCTGCCGTACTGGCTGCTCGATTTCGAGGAGATGGCCCAGGTTTTTTGCAGCGGCGAGCAGCCCTACCGCGAGACCGAGGCCAATATCCTCAAGGACTGCGTGCTGACGGCCAAGGCGGAGTTCATGCGCGGGGCCGGGCAGGACGATGCGGCCCTGACCATCGACACGCCGGTGCCGTACCGGCTGGCCCGGGTGACGGAGCTGCTCAAAACCGGCATGGGGCGACTGGACAAGCCCGAAAGTTCCATCCCCTACCTGCGCCTGACGACCCGCATCGACGCCTTGCGCCGCGACCGGCGTTTCACCTTCATGTTCGGCCAGTTGACGGTCGAGGATGGCATGGCCGATGTCCTGGCGCGCTATCTGCGGCTCCCGGCCGACGGGCGGCCGCTGACCATCTTCAATCTGGCCGGCGTGCCGGCCGAGATCGTGGATGTGGTGGTGTCGGTGCTGTGCCGGCTGATTTTCGACTTCGCCTTGTGGACCGAGCGCGGGCGCGGGGTACCGGTGCTGCTGGTTTGCGAGGAAGCCCATCGCTACGTGCCGCGCGACACGGCCGCCGCGTTCGGGCCCACCCGCCGGGCGCTTTCGCGCATCGCCAAGGAGGGCCGCAAGTACGGCGTGTCGCTTGGCCTGGTCACCCAGCGGCCGTCGGAGATTTCCGAAACCGTGCTGTCCCAGGTCAACACCCTCGTGTCGCTGCGCATGAGCAACGAGCAGGACCAGCTCTTCGTGCGCCGGGCCATGCCGGAAAACGCGGCCGGGCTTTTGTCCGCCCTGCCGGCGCTACGCACCCAGGAGGCGGTGGTGGTGGGCGAGGGCGTGCCCGTGCCCATGCGCATCCGCCTGCGCGATCTGGCCGATGGCGAGCGGCCGCGCAGCGATACGGCGCGTTTTTCCGAGGTCTGGTCCGCGCCGCGTAACGAGCCGGGCTTTATCGACGACACGATTGATCGCTGGCGAAAGCAGGTGCGTTGA
- a CDS encoding response regulator, producing the protein MAASTQPTPAPLRLLVADDEPRILALFTEILAPRDDILGGLDGLGGAPPVSDEPRFELTLCRQGEEAVAAVVAAKRERRPYAAAFLDVHMPPGRGGLFAAEEIRALDPWVQIVVVTTFTDVDPASIAARVPPADKLLYIQKPFHSQEIRQFATSLCAKWRAERDFTALKSHLETLVSERTAALASANRKLTREIEERERVTKLIVTAKREWEGIFDSVQDMVVVIDRERRVRRLNLAMAHRLGLSPREVVGREAAFVFDLPDRPGERSGEILAMTDGRHHSREIAIARLHGEFLVTASPLSHADDVPIGTVFVAHDITERKNLEQRLRQSQKMEAIGTLAGGIAHDFNNILGIIMGFTEMIEGDAPPDSPLARRVDHILSACRRARDLVLQILSFSRQNEQGAKPLHVAPLVKETLKLIRATVPNSIELVDAVRPGRDTILAEPTQIQQIIMNLCGNAAQAMRETGGVLEVGLEECLGGLCPIGGDAPAADCLRLWVRDTGPGIPVDIQERIFDPFFTTKKPGEGTGMGLAVAHGVVRKYNGDIKVESAPGQGATFSVYLPLADHAGEADQDAGPQPRRGRGRVLFVDDEPALAEIGRELLESLGYAVQAETDPRQALARIQKDPTACDLMVTDQNMPGLTGADLAREVLAIRPDLPVLMLTGFSETMSKDAARAIGIRDLLLKPILRRDLAVAIEAALAAAQVEAAAGGGEAPGGASPLPDPPDRGA; encoded by the coding sequence ATGGCCGCATCCACCCAACCGACACCCGCGCCCCTGCGCCTGCTGGTGGCCGACGACGAGCCGCGCATCCTCGCTCTTTTCACCGAGATCCTGGCGCCCCGGGACGACATCCTCGGCGGCCTCGACGGGCTCGGGGGCGCGCCTCCCGTATCCGACGAACCCCGGTTCGAACTGACGCTGTGCCGCCAGGGCGAGGAGGCTGTGGCGGCCGTGGTCGCGGCCAAACGCGAGCGCCGGCCCTATGCCGCCGCCTTCCTGGATGTGCACATGCCGCCCGGGCGCGGCGGTCTTTTCGCGGCCGAGGAGATACGGGCCCTCGATCCCTGGGTTCAGATCGTGGTGGTCACCACCTTCACCGACGTCGATCCGGCCAGCATCGCCGCCCGGGTGCCGCCGGCCGACAAGCTGCTTTACATCCAAAAGCCCTTCCATTCCCAGGAGATCCGCCAGTTCGCCACCTCCCTGTGCGCCAAATGGCGGGCCGAACGCGATTTCACGGCGCTCAAAAGCCACCTGGAGACCCTCGTTTCCGAGCGCACCGCCGCCCTGGCCAGCGCCAACCGCAAGCTCACCCGGGAAATCGAAGAGCGCGAACGCGTCACCAAACTCATCGTCACGGCCAAGCGGGAGTGGGAGGGCATCTTCGACTCCGTCCAGGACATGGTCGTGGTCATCGACCGCGAACGGCGGGTGCGCCGCCTCAACCTGGCCATGGCCCACCGCCTGGGCCTGTCGCCCCGGGAAGTCGTCGGCCGCGAGGCCGCCTTCGTCTTCGACCTGCCCGACCGGCCCGGCGAACGCTCCGGGGAAATCCTGGCCATGACCGACGGCCGCCACCATTCCCGGGAGATCGCCATCGCCAGGCTGCACGGGGAATTTCTCGTCACCGCCTCGCCGCTGTCCCATGCCGATGACGTCCCCATCGGCACCGTGTTCGTGGCCCACGACATCACCGAACGCAAGAATCTCGAACAGCGCCTGCGCCAGAGCCAGAAGATGGAAGCCATCGGCACCCTGGCCGGCGGCATCGCCCATGATTTCAACAACATCCTCGGCATCATCATGGGCTTTACCGAGATGATCGAAGGCGACGCCCCGCCGGACAGCCCGCTGGCCCGCCGCGTCGACCATATCCTGTCCGCCTGCCGCCGGGCCAGGGACCTGGTGCTCCAGATCCTCTCCTTCAGCCGCCAGAACGAACAAGGGGCCAAGCCCCTGCACGTGGCCCCCCTGGTCAAGGAAACCCTCAAGCTCATCCGGGCCACCGTGCCCAACTCCATCGAACTGGTGGACGCCGTGCGCCCCGGCCGCGACACCATCCTGGCCGAGCCCACCCAGATCCAGCAGATCATCATGAACCTGTGCGGCAACGCGGCCCAGGCCATGCGCGAAACAGGCGGCGTGCTCGAAGTGGGGCTGGAGGAGTGCCTGGGCGGGCTTTGCCCCATCGGCGGCGACGCGCCGGCCGCCGATTGCCTGCGCCTGTGGGTGCGCGACACCGGCCCCGGCATTCCCGTCGATATCCAGGAGCGGATTTTCGACCCCTTTTTCACCACGAAGAAACCCGGCGAGGGCACGGGCATGGGCCTGGCCGTGGCCCACGGCGTGGTGCGCAAGTACAATGGCGACATCAAGGTCGAAAGCGCTCCGGGGCAGGGCGCGACCTTCAGCGTCTACCTGCCCCTGGCCGATCATGCCGGCGAGGCGGACCAGGACGCCGGACCCCAGCCCCGCAGGGGTCGGGGACGTGTGCTCTTCGTCGACGACGAGCCGGCCCTGGCTGAAATCGGCCGGGAACTCCTCGAATCCCTGGGCTACGCCGTCCAGGCCGAAACCGATCCCCGGCAGGCCCTGGCCCGCATCCAAAAAGATCCCACAGCCTGCGACCTCATGGTCACCGACCAGAACATGCCGGGCCTGACCGGCGCCGACCTCGCCCGCGAGGTCCTGGCCATTCGCCCCGATCTGCCGGTGCTCATGCTCACCGGATTCAGCGAGACCATGAGCAAGGACGCGGCCCGGGCCATCGGCATCCGCGACCTGCTCCTCAAGCCTATTTTGCGCCGCGATCTGGCCGTCGCCATCGAGGCGGCCCTGGCGGCGGCGCAGGTGGAAGCGGCAGCGGGGGGAGGGGAAGCGCCGGGAGGGGCGTCGCCCCTCCCGGACCCTCCCGACCGGGGGGCTTGA
- a CDS encoding tetratricopeptide repeat protein, which yields MKEKVRAVLAAALVALCLAGMAGLVGCAGSKGKSGPDALAGKPGAEALASGDAALAHGDPKDAGRLYLAALKAGAAPAVVHTRMGDLYLRVGNYPKAAMAYRAALAADPKYAPALQGLGFALYLGGAKDEAAKTLAQALELSPSLSRAAALLGAIEAREGRPEAALAVYDKSLAVAFDPDVENNRGLALMLMGRTEDAVAAFSKAGGVKKSPKIANNLGLALCKLGRYDDAYAAFAGVAGEATALNNVGVCYMEAGNKAKAQEYFERAIAANPKFYPVAHDNLTRLSTAEEVALPSSAPAQPAAGQPVAVPAQARPAASSPAAPSASGRAAAAERLDRLEMP from the coding sequence GTGAAGGAGAAGGTACGGGCGGTGCTGGCGGCCGCGCTTGTGGCTCTTTGTCTGGCCGGGATGGCCGGACTCGTCGGTTGTGCCGGTTCCAAGGGAAAATCCGGGCCGGACGCCCTGGCCGGCAAGCCAGGGGCCGAGGCCCTGGCCTCCGGCGACGCCGCGCTTGCCCACGGCGACCCCAAGGACGCCGGCCGGCTCTATCTGGCGGCGCTTAAGGCCGGAGCCGCGCCGGCCGTGGTCCACACCCGCATGGGCGACCTGTACCTGCGCGTGGGCAATTACCCCAAGGCCGCCATGGCCTACCGGGCGGCGCTTGCGGCCGACCCGAAATACGCCCCGGCCCTGCAGGGACTCGGCTTCGCCCTCTACCTCGGCGGGGCCAAGGACGAGGCGGCCAAGACCCTGGCCCAGGCCTTGGAGCTTTCGCCGTCCCTGTCCCGCGCGGCGGCCCTGCTCGGGGCCATCGAGGCCCGGGAAGGCCGGCCCGAGGCGGCGCTTGCCGTGTACGACAAATCCCTGGCCGTCGCCTTCGACCCGGATGTGGAGAACAACCGGGGCCTCGCGCTGATGCTCATGGGCCGCACCGAGGATGCCGTGGCCGCGTTTTCCAAGGCCGGGGGGGTGAAGAAATCTCCCAAGATCGCCAACAATCTGGGGCTGGCCCTGTGCAAGCTCGGCCGCTACGACGACGCCTACGCGGCGTTTGCCGGCGTCGCCGGCGAGGCCACGGCGCTCAACAACGTCGGCGTGTGCTACATGGAGGCCGGCAACAAGGCCAAGGCCCAGGAATATTTCGAACGGGCCATTGCCGCCAATCCGAAATTCTATCCCGTGGCCCACGACAACCTGACCCGCCTGTCCACGGCCGAGGAAGTGGCCCTGCCATCCTCCGCCCCGGCCCAGCCGGCCGCCGGACAGCCTGTGGCCGTGCCGGCCCAGGCCAGGCCCGCGGCCTCTTCCCCCGCCGCGCCGTCCGCGTCGGGCCGGGCCGCGGCGGCCGAACGCCTGGACAGGCTGGAGATGCCCTAG
- a CDS encoding pilus assembly protein, with the protein MKRLHRDQRGLAAVEMAIAMVLLVPLLLILVEASRALTEYSQLQNAAMEGARMLARQNGDTDGVENYIKHTVLTDASGKPLFDGADPTVTISPRDADNNVTVQVDHDYSPSFMPQYDDSGNPNPFNLLGSDTLTISAKTTMALPAAN; encoded by the coding sequence ATGAAACGACTTCACAGGGACCAGCGCGGCCTGGCGGCCGTGGAAATGGCCATCGCCATGGTGCTGCTCGTCCCCCTGCTCCTCATCCTCGTGGAGGCGAGCCGGGCCCTGACCGAATATTCCCAGCTGCAAAACGCGGCCATGGAAGGAGCGCGCATGCTGGCGCGGCAAAACGGCGATACGGACGGAGTCGAGAATTACATCAAGCATACGGTGCTCACGGATGCCTCCGGGAAGCCCCTGTTCGACGGCGCCGACCCGACCGTGACCATCTCCCCCCGCGACGCCGACAACAACGTAACCGTGCAGGTGGACCATGACTACAGCCCCTCGTTCATGCCGCAATACGACGACTCGGGGAATCCCAATCCTTTCAATTTGCTTGGATCGGATACGCTCACGATTTCGGCCAAGACGACCATGGCTTTGCCGGCGGCAAACTAA
- a CDS encoding VWA domain-containing protein has product MVMAAALVGLMAAAGVAVDLGRVYVAHNKLQNAVDAAALAGSLQLPDDPDVDNGKVSQAVTSNLAANDPEATATEIASGGATRSVCVTAEANVDMTLSKVVGLDATTVTADACAGYNDIELVMVLDATGSMRGTPIANVKEAAANLVDLIMPDSGANTRSKIGLVPFQGKVRIDGNDPVTAERDPDGVGAGCRNADDTLNDGKLKTEYSDTRSRNSIFYGYTISGVSTYYDKTCSGMSPIRALSSDKDAILDNIDAINAGAVTSGTLISEGIKWGHRVLSPEAPYTEGNTDKKVRKIMIVLTDGDTEDGRCGGRYASASRTINSYWTNAYFGQGLKPNTSGSPYSTLSTATETLAQIPDCVDGGKLNQFVLDEADDAKNDADYPVEIFAIRFGDSDATDISLMKQIASSKSGTDDHYYDAPDSSDIKDMFKKIGQQLGQRLMSKKEATTGTP; this is encoded by the coding sequence GTGGTCATGGCGGCGGCTCTGGTCGGGCTCATGGCCGCCGCGGGCGTGGCCGTGGACCTCGGCCGCGTCTACGTGGCCCACAACAAGCTGCAAAACGCCGTGGACGCGGCCGCGCTGGCCGGCAGCCTCCAGCTTCCCGACGACCCGGACGTGGACAACGGCAAGGTTTCGCAGGCGGTCACGAGCAACCTGGCCGCCAACGACCCCGAGGCCACGGCCACCGAAATCGCCTCGGGCGGGGCCACCCGCAGCGTGTGCGTCACGGCCGAAGCCAACGTGGACATGACGCTGTCCAAGGTGGTGGGCCTCGACGCCACCACGGTCACGGCCGATGCCTGCGCCGGTTACAACGACATCGAGCTGGTCATGGTGCTCGACGCCACGGGCAGCATGCGGGGCACGCCCATCGCCAACGTCAAGGAGGCGGCGGCGAACCTGGTCGACCTCATCATGCCCGATTCCGGGGCCAACACCCGCTCCAAGATCGGGCTGGTCCCCTTCCAGGGCAAAGTCCGCATCGACGGCAACGACCCGGTCACAGCCGAGCGGGACCCCGACGGCGTGGGGGCCGGCTGCCGCAATGCCGACGACACCTTAAACGACGGCAAGCTCAAGACCGAATACAGCGACACCAGAAGCCGCAACTCCATTTTCTACGGCTACACCATCAGCGGCGTGAGCACCTATTACGACAAGACCTGCTCCGGCATGTCTCCCATCCGGGCCCTGTCCTCGGACAAGGATGCCATTCTCGACAATATCGACGCCATCAACGCCGGGGCCGTGACCTCGGGCACGCTCATCTCCGAGGGCATCAAGTGGGGCCATCGCGTGCTCTCGCCCGAGGCGCCCTACACCGAAGGCAACACGGACAAGAAGGTGCGCAAGATCATGATCGTGCTCACCGACGGCGACACCGAGGACGGACGTTGCGGCGGCCGCTACGCCTCGGCCTCCCGGACCATCAACTCCTACTGGACCAACGCCTACTTCGGCCAGGGACTCAAGCCCAACACATCGGGCTCGCCCTATTCCACCCTGTCCACGGCCACCGAAACCCTGGCCCAGATTCCCGACTGCGTCGACGGCGGCAAACTCAACCAGTTCGTCCTCGACGAAGCCGACGACGCCAAAAACGACGCCGACTATCCGGTGGAGATCTTCGCCATCCGCTTCGGCGATTCCGACGCCACGGACATAAGCCTCATGAAGCAGATCGCCTCGTCCAAGTCCGGCACCGACGACCATTATTACGACGCGCCGGACAGTTCCGACATCAAGGACATGTTCAAGAAGATCGGCCAGCAGCTCGGCCAGCGCCTCATGAGCAAGAAGGAAGCCACCACCGGCACGCCATAG
- a CDS encoding pilus assembly protein — translation MFTPPPRNQSPSRRTTRRESGATAVEFAMVLPVLVLMLLGIIEIANILRIQFTLESAVTTVAHTISQNPDITNQSDAQNLFTSHLADYAPLVQQNTDTHDPSAPPALTMSPTIRPTCNSSACTPFLITITYTYSALSAPMQPFFDGLTLSASARKSPEPNTSTTLVAK, via the coding sequence ATGTTCACGCCGCCTCCCCGCAACCAGTCCCCCTCCCGCCGCACGACGCGGCGGGAATCGGGCGCGACCGCCGTGGAATTCGCCATGGTGCTGCCCGTGCTGGTTCTCATGCTCCTTGGCATCATCGAAATCGCCAACATCCTGCGCATCCAGTTCACCCTGGAAAGCGCGGTCACCACCGTGGCCCACACCATCTCCCAAAACCCCGACATCACCAACCAGTCCGATGCCCAGAACCTTTTCACCAGCCATCTGGCCGACTATGCGCCCCTGGTGCAGCAAAACACCGACACCCACGATCCGTCGGCCCCGCCGGCGCTGACCATGAGCCCGACCATCAGGCCGACGTGCAACTCGAGCGCCTGCACGCCGTTTCTCATTACGATCACCTACACCTACAGCGCGCTCTCCGCGCCCATGCAGCCCTTTTTCGACGGGCTGACCCTTTCGGCCTCGGCCCGCAAAAGCCCCGAGCCCAACACGAGCACCACGCTGGTTGCCAAGTAA
- a CDS encoding type II secretion system F family protein produces the protein MQLVLISLLVSASVGFFVYAVMVLRDEREQRREIAERAMAMLRPVEPGGGRRPGVFGWLVGLARGMASRFGEAVKPKEAKELSKTRTTLIHAGFRQPGAVEIYWGIKVGAAMVGLLVGVLLAMSGRVPAQYKMLAALACVAGGFYLPGIVLDSRVKKRQKAIQHGLPDALDLLVVCVEAGMGLDAAMYRVCLELAPKEPILSSELRLLTLELRAGKSRREALRNLSSRVGLEDMGSLVAMLIQTDMFGTSIAQTLRVYADSMRTKRFQLAEEMAAKLPVKLLFPLILFIFPTLLIVILGPAAISLMRMFGNINR, from the coding sequence ATGCAACTTGTGCTTATCTCCCTGCTCGTTTCCGCCAGCGTCGGCTTTTTCGTGTACGCCGTCATGGTCCTGCGCGACGAGCGCGAGCAGCGCCGGGAGATCGCCGAGCGGGCCATGGCCATGCTGCGTCCGGTCGAGCCGGGGGGCGGTCGCCGGCCGGGGGTCTTCGGCTGGCTGGTCGGGCTGGCCCGGGGCATGGCCTCCCGCTTTGGCGAGGCGGTCAAGCCCAAGGAGGCCAAGGAGCTTTCCAAGACGCGCACGACCCTGATCCACGCCGGGTTCCGCCAGCCCGGGGCCGTGGAAATCTACTGGGGCATCAAGGTCGGCGCGGCCATGGTCGGGCTTCTCGTGGGTGTGCTTCTGGCCATGTCGGGCCGGGTTCCGGCCCAGTACAAGATGCTCGCGGCCCTGGCCTGCGTGGCCGGGGGATTCTACCTGCCGGGGATCGTGCTCGATTCGCGGGTGAAAAAGCGCCAGAAGGCCATCCAGCACGGCCTGCCCGACGCCCTGGACCTGCTCGTGGTCTGCGTCGAGGCGGGCATGGGCCTTGACGCCGCCATGTACCGGGTATGCCTGGAGCTGGCCCCCAAGGAGCCGATTTTGAGTTCCGAGTTGCGGCTTTTGACCCTGGAGCTGCGGGCCGGCAAATCGCGGCGGGAGGCGCTGCGAAACCTGTCGTCCCGGGTGGGGCTCGAGGACATGGGCAGCCTTGTGGCCATGCTCATCCAGACCGACATGTTCGGCACCTCCATTGCCCAGACCCTGCGGGTCTACGCCGATTCCATGCGCACCAAGCGGTTCCAGCTGGCCGAGGAAATGGCCGCCAAGCTGCCGGTCAAGCTGCTTTTCCCCCTCATCCTTTTTATCTTCCCCACGCTATTGATCGTGATCCTGGGACCGGCGGCCATCAGCCTCATGCGGATGTTCGGCAACATCAATCGTTAG
- a CDS encoding type II secretion system F family protein, which yields MTEGPPSILSLAWLLSLVYVFVAAVFVVRRLTDKSGKELARRIRAATRGSDAAADVAGDLVKRHEMSGLRWLDVFLSRQAWSRRMDKMLAQADIEAPLGIFVLLSLVLATTGYAAASLYAQNTFVCLAVGIGLGLMPFKWIAMRKARRMQEFERQLPEALELVGRALRAGHTFTSGMGMVVSEFAEPIRGEFQTTMEEINFGMGVAVALDNLMDRVDCPDLNFFVISVKIQNETGGNLAEIVGNIAWLIRERLKLKGRIRVLSAEGRMAAWVLCLLPFFVCGAVQMLNPGYLNLLFTEPLGRILIYLVMGLMTMGILVIRKMVRIEV from the coding sequence ATGACCGAGGGACCGCCGAGCATTTTGTCGCTGGCCTGGCTGTTGTCGCTGGTCTACGTGTTCGTGGCCGCGGTCTTCGTGGTGCGCCGGCTGACGGACAAGAGCGGCAAGGAGCTGGCCCGGCGCATCCGGGCGGCGACGCGCGGCTCTGACGCGGCGGCGGATGTGGCCGGCGATCTGGTCAAGCGCCACGAGATGAGCGGGCTGCGCTGGCTGGACGTCTTCCTGTCGCGCCAGGCCTGGAGCCGGCGCATGGACAAGATGCTGGCCCAGGCGGACATCGAGGCGCCGCTTGGCATCTTCGTCCTGCTGTCGCTGGTCCTTGCGACAACGGGCTATGCGGCGGCGTCGCTCTACGCGCAAAACACGTTTGTGTGCCTGGCCGTCGGCATCGGGCTGGGGCTTATGCCCTTCAAGTGGATCGCCATGCGCAAGGCCCGGCGCATGCAGGAATTCGAGCGCCAGTTGCCCGAGGCCCTGGAGCTCGTGGGCCGGGCGCTTCGGGCCGGGCACACGTTCACCAGCGGCATGGGCATGGTGGTCAGCGAATTCGCCGAGCCCATCCGGGGCGAGTTCCAGACGACCATGGAGGAGATCAACTTCGGCATGGGCGTGGCCGTGGCCCTGGACAACCTCATGGACCGGGTGGACTGCCCGGACCTCAACTTCTTTGTGATCTCGGTCAAGATCCAGAACGAAACCGGCGGCAACCTGGCCGAGATCGTCGGCAACATCGCCTGGCTCATCCGCGAGCGGCTCAAGCTCAAGGGGCGCATCCGGGTGCTTTCGGCCGAGGGGCGCATGGCGGCCTGGGTCCTGTGCCTGCTGCCGTTTTTCGTGTGCGGCGCGGTGCAGATGCTCAATCCCGGCTACCTGAACCTGCTTTTCACCGAGCCTTTGGGCCGCATCCTGATCTATCTCGTCATGGGGCTTATGACCATGGGCATCCTGGTCATCCGCAAGATGGTCCGCATCGAGGTCTGA
- a CDS encoding CpaF family protein, giving the protein MERGRTPLMRQGQRPGMSAATERKEPGVAVDEYYEIKTRIHDRLIDLIDLSLLDTLDAVAISGEIGKLVERLLRDEFSQTPLNQVERERMINEVKDEMLGLGPLEPFLKDPSVNDILVNSYRQIYVERSGKLVLTESRFKDNDHLKKIIDRIVSRVGRRVDESSPMVDARLPDGSRVNAIIPPLAIDGPALSIRKFAKEKLTIEDLIRFRAMTRDIAEVLQGIVLARLNILISGGTGTGKTTMLNCLSGFIPHDERIVTVEDAAELQLKQDHVVRLESRPPNIEGRGEVTQRDLVRNCLRMRPDRIIVGEVRGAEALDMLQAMNTGHDGSLATLHANTPRDALMRLETLVAMAGLTISALSLKRYIASAVDVIIQISRFSDGSRKLVSFQELTGMEGEVITMQEIFAFEQRGVTADGKVKGAFLARGIRPKFAAKFESKGIRMANGVFDPRNIVES; this is encoded by the coding sequence ATGGAACGCGGAAGAACGCCGCTTATGCGGCAGGGGCAGCGGCCCGGGATGTCCGCCGCGACGGAGCGCAAGGAGCCGGGCGTTGCCGTTGACGAGTATTACGAGATCAAGACCCGCATCCATGACCGGCTGATCGACCTGATCGATTTGTCGCTGCTCGACACGCTGGATGCCGTGGCCATCAGCGGGGAGATCGGCAAGCTGGTCGAGCGGCTGTTGCGCGACGAGTTTTCCCAGACGCCGCTCAATCAGGTCGAGCGCGAGCGGATGATAAACGAGGTCAAGGACGAGATGCTCGGCCTTGGCCCCTTGGAGCCCTTTCTCAAGGACCCGAGCGTCAACGACATCCTGGTCAACTCCTACCGCCAGATCTACGTGGAGCGCTCCGGCAAGCTGGTGCTCACCGAATCGCGCTTCAAGGACAACGACCACTTAAAGAAGATCATCGACCGCATCGTGTCCCGGGTGGGCCGTCGCGTGGACGAATCCTCGCCCATGGTGGACGCGCGCCTGCCCGACGGCTCGCGCGTCAACGCCATCATTCCGCCGCTGGCCATCGACGGTCCGGCGCTTTCCATCCGCAAGTTCGCCAAGGAAAAGCTGACCATCGAGGACCTGATACGGTTTCGGGCCATGACCCGCGACATCGCCGAGGTGTTGCAGGGCATTGTCCTGGCCCGGCTCAACATCCTCATTTCCGGCGGCACGGGCACGGGCAAGACGACCATGCTCAACTGCCTGTCCGGGTTCATTCCCCATGACGAGCGCATCGTGACCGTGGAGGACGCGGCCGAGTTGCAGCTCAAGCAGGACCATGTGGTGCGTCTGGAATCGCGTCCGCCCAATATCGAGGGGCGCGGCGAGGTGACCCAGCGCGATCTGGTGCGCAACTGTCTGCGCATGCGCCCGGACCGCATCATCGTCGGCGAGGTGCGCGGGGCCGAGGCCCTCGACATGCTGCAGGCCATGAATACCGGCCACGACGGGTCGCTGGCCACGCTGCACGCCAACACCCCGCGCGACGCCCTCATGCGTCTGGAGACGCTGGTGGCCATGGCCGGGCTGACCATTTCGGCGCTCTCGCTCAAGCGCTACATCGCCTCGGCCGTGGACGTGATCATCCAGATTTCGCGTTTTTCCGACGGCAGCAGAAAGCTTGTCAGCTTTCAGGAGCTGACCGGCATGGAAGGCGAGGTCATCACCATGCAGGAGATTTTTGCCTTCGAGCAGCGCGGGGTCACGGCCGACGGCAAGGTCAAGGGCGCTTTTTTGGCCCGGGGCATCCGGCCGAAGTTCGCGGCCAAGTTCGAGTCCAAGGGTATCCGGATGGCAAACGGCGTGTTCGACCCGCGAAACATTGTCGAGAGCTGA